A stretch of Parvimonas micra DNA encodes these proteins:
- the rlmD gene encoding 23S rRNA (uracil(1939)-C(5))-methyltransferase RlmD, with amino-acid sequence MELRNLEIIDNTNEGLGVAKSEEGVVFVKGGLVGDIVDVEITQKKKKFSNGYVKKYLKYSEYRENLYDEKLTDIYHFINLKYEKELELKKKMFLDSLRKNTGIELEGVEILDNKNNLNYRNKIELKTNENFELCYCVDNGESKIKLENCPLSDESINEFLPFLQAKLKEFKIKSYDVNTDEGILKNISIRSNFNSEIMITVVVKKDTVEVENFVKSLSEYEKLVSGHININPKKASIIMGQESKLIFFKKNFTDKIGKYEFNISPKSFFQVNRFQTENLYNIAKDFLGENKDKNLLDLYSGIGTTSIYFAENFKKVIGVEVVKDAVKDAKENLKLNDVNNVEFLYGKSEEKIDEILKNKNIDIISVDPPRKGLDKKVVDTIIKSNIRKVVYVSCNGATLTRDLKLFIEGGFELKKVKLCDMFSKTAHCEVVVEIEKV; translated from the coding sequence ATGGAATTAAGAAATTTAGAAATAATTGACAATACCAATGAGGGACTTGGAGTTGCAAAAAGTGAAGAGGGAGTAGTTTTTGTAAAAGGTGGACTTGTTGGAGATATTGTAGATGTTGAAATAACTCAAAAGAAGAAAAAATTTTCTAACGGATATGTTAAAAAATATTTGAAATATAGTGAATACAGAGAAAATCTATATGATGAAAAACTAACAGATATCTATCATTTTATAAATCTAAAATATGAAAAAGAACTTGAATTAAAGAAAAAGATGTTTTTAGATAGCCTTAGAAAAAATACAGGTATAGAATTAGAAGGTGTAGAAATTTTAGATAATAAAAATAACTTAAATTATAGAAATAAAATTGAATTAAAGACAAATGAAAATTTTGAACTTTGTTACTGTGTGGATAATGGGGAAAGCAAAATAAAACTTGAAAATTGTCCATTAAGTGATGAGAGTATAAATGAATTTTTACCATTTTTACAAGCAAAATTAAAAGAATTTAAAATTAAATCCTATGATGTAAATACAGACGAAGGAATTTTGAAAAATATCAGCATAAGGTCAAATTTCAATTCTGAAATTATGATTACAGTTGTTGTTAAAAAAGATACAGTAGAAGTTGAAAATTTTGTAAAAAGTTTAAGTGAATATGAGAAATTAGTAAGTGGACATATAAATATTAACCCTAAAAAAGCAAGTATAATTATGGGACAAGAAAGTAAATTAATATTTTTTAAGAAAAATTTTACTGATAAAATAGGAAAATATGAATTTAATATTTCTCCAAAGAGTTTTTTTCAAGTAAATAGATTTCAAACTGAAAATTTATATAATATAGCAAAAGATTTTTTAGGAGAAAATAAAGATAAAAACTTATTAGATTTATATTCTGGAATAGGAACAACAAGTATATATTTTGCAGAAAATTTTAAAAAAGTGATTGGTGTAGAAGTTGTAAAAGATGCAGTAAAAGACGCTAAAGAAAATTTAAAACTAAATGATGTGAATAATGTTGAGTTTCTATATGGAAAAAGTGAAGAAAAGATTGATGAAATCTTAAAAAATAAAAATATAGACATAATTTCTGTAGATCCTCCACGAAAAGGACTTGATAAAAAAGTTGTAGATACTATTATCAAAAGTAATATTAGAAAAGTTGTATATGTAAGTTGCAACGGAGCGACACTTACAAGAGATTTAAAACTTTTTATAGAAGGTGGATTTGAATTAAAGAAAGTAAAACTATGTGATATGTTCAGTAAAACAGCACATTGTGAAGTGGTTGTGGAGATTGAGAAGGTATAA
- a CDS encoding acyltransferase family protein produces the protein MKERIALWDNLKFILITLVVIGHLADEFTAKSDVYKSVFLFIYTFHMPLFIFISGLFHSEKNIVKKCIFYCSIGFLYKVITLIFDRLSGNGNVSFSLLSDGGISWFMFVLAIYTIISYVIKDENKKYILVFSVVLACFTGYDKSIGDFLYLSRAIVFFPFYLLGTMLKSEDIISIKNKYKGLYIVSILILLIWGFLCFYKIDKFYILRYLFTGRNAFYEPILRYGALARLSCYILSLLILCSFIILIPNKKIKWISNMGKNSINVYFWHWKFYILLEKLFCISSLFYAGVMGKIEFLFVGLFISVVLSQRGIFEFPIKQIKRYCFS, from the coding sequence ATGAAAGAGCGTATAGCACTATGGGATAATCTTAAATTTATTTTAATAACACTTGTTGTTATTGGACATTTAGCCGATGAATTTACAGCTAAATCAGATGTGTATAAAAGTGTATTTTTATTTATATATACTTTTCATATGCCTCTATTTATTTTTATTTCAGGATTGTTTCATAGCGAAAAAAATATTGTAAAAAAGTGTATTTTTTATTGTAGTATTGGATTTTTGTATAAAGTAATAACCTTGATTTTTGACAGATTAAGCGGAAATGGCAATGTTAGCTTCAGTCTTTTATCTGATGGGGGAATATCATGGTTTATGTTTGTTCTTGCAATTTATACGATAATATCTTATGTTATAAAAGATGAAAATAAAAAATATATTTTAGTTTTTTCAGTAGTTTTGGCTTGTTTTACCGGATATGACAAGTCTATTGGAGATTTTTTGTATTTATCAAGAGCTATTGTGTTTTTTCCTTTTTATTTGTTAGGTACAATGCTTAAAAGTGAGGATATAATAAGTATTAAAAATAAGTATAAGGGACTTTATATAGTTTCGATATTGATTTTATTGATATGGGGATTTTTGTGTTTTTATAAAATAGATAAATTTTATATTTTACGGTATTTATTTACCGGAAGAAACGCGTTTTATGAACCAATATTAAGATATGGAGCTTTGGCAAGACTATCTTGTTACATATTGTCGTTATTGATACTTTGCTCTTTTATAATCTTAATACCAAATAAAAAAATTAAGTGGATAAGCAATATGGGTAAAAACTCGATAAATGTTTATTTTTGGCATTGGAAATTTTATATTTTACTTGAAAAACTATTTTGTATTTCAAGTTTATTTTATGCAGGAGTTATGGGAAAGATTGAATTTTTATTTGTAGGATTATTCATAAGTGTTGTGCTATCACAAAGAGGAATATTTGAATTTCCTATAAAACAAATTAAAAGGTATTGCTTTTCTTAA
- a CDS encoding ribonuclease E/G, translating into MKDYLFIYKNEEKIEYGKVLNSKLNSYFVKTFSDFEIGDIYRVRVVKKVDALQCFFVELKNGKNGFLDFKDTIGEVKVGDVIFVEIYKINAGEKAPNVSMNFSISSMFSVISYKNREDILISKKLKEHNFDLVKIKNIKSNFSVKLRTKSVDCDEDALLNDIRKNVEKMQEIVDSLNNLPVPKLIYKKENFLEDFLFENEKYSCILNDKELYKSFKDNKFLKNELMYDEEYSPKYDYNIGVYLEGLNKKIVEVEDINIVIEKTEALTVIDVNSKKKTNEINKSKNALSVNLIAIDEIIRQISFRDISGIIIVDFINMKTKEKEILEEKIKEIQIFDNKIWNFHGFTKLGLYEITRQRGK; encoded by the coding sequence TTGAAAGATTATTTATTTATATATAAAAATGAAGAAAAAATTGAATATGGAAAAGTTTTAAATTCAAAATTAAACTCCTATTTTGTAAAAACATTTAGTGATTTTGAAATTGGAGATATATACAGAGTACGAGTTGTAAAAAAAGTTGATGCATTACAATGCTTTTTTGTAGAACTTAAAAATGGGAAAAATGGATTTTTAGACTTTAAAGATACTATCGGTGAAGTAAAAGTTGGAGATGTTATATTTGTTGAAATTTATAAAATAAATGCAGGAGAAAAAGCACCTAATGTTTCGATGAATTTTTCAATTTCTTCAATGTTTTCAGTTATATCTTACAAAAATAGAGAAGATATTTTGATTTCAAAAAAATTAAAAGAACATAACTTTGATTTAGTAAAAATAAAAAATATAAAATCAAATTTTTCAGTAAAATTGAGAACAAAAAGTGTCGATTGTGATGAAGACGCTTTATTGAATGATATAAGAAAAAATGTAGAAAAAATGCAAGAAATAGTGGATAGTTTAAATAATTTACCGGTTCCTAAATTAATCTACAAAAAGGAGAATTTTTTGGAGGACTTTTTATTTGAAAATGAAAAATATTCCTGTATATTAAATGATAAAGAGTTATACAAGAGTTTTAAAGATAATAAATTTTTGAAAAATGAATTGATGTATGATGAAGAATATTCTCCAAAATATGATTATAATATCGGAGTATATCTAGAGGGATTAAATAAAAAAATAGTTGAAGTTGAAGATATAAATATAGTTATAGAAAAAACGGAAGCACTTACAGTAATAGATGTAAATTCAAAGAAAAAAACAAATGAAATAAATAAAAGTAAGAATGCATTATCTGTAAATTTAATTGCAATTGATGAAATTATTAGACAGATTTCTTTTAGGGATATTTCGGGAATAATAATTGTAGATTTTATAAATATGAAAACAAAAGAAAAAGAAATTTTGGAAGAAAAAATTAAAGAAATACAAATTTTTGACAATAAGATTTGGAATTTTCACGGATTTACAAAACTTGGTTTATATGAAATTACAAGACAAAGAGGAAAATAA
- the groL gene encoding chaperonin GroEL (60 kDa chaperone family; promotes refolding of misfolded polypeptides especially under stressful conditions; forms two stacked rings of heptamers to form a barrel-shaped 14mer; ends can be capped by GroES; misfolded proteins enter the barrel where they are refolded when GroES binds), with translation MAKEIKFNEEARKGMEAGINKLSNTVKVTLGPKGRNVVLDKKFGSPLITNDGVTIAREIELEDPYENMGAQLVKEVATKTNDVAGDGTTTATLLAQAIIREGLKNVAAGANPMIIQKGIKKAVDKAVEGIKEFSKPVETKESIAQVASISAADEEVGKLISDAMEKVGKDGVITVEESRSMGTTLEVVEGMQFDRGYVSPYMVTNTEKMEAELEDPYILITDKKITNIQEVLPVLEQIVQQGKPLLIIADDVEGEAMATLVVNKLRGTFNCVAVKAPAFGDRRKDMLQDIAILTGGTVISEDLGYELKETSIEMLGKARRVTVGKELTVIVNGAGEQSAIEERVALIRNQIEISDSEYDRDKLQERLAKLAGGVAVIQVGAATETELKERKLRIEDALAATRAAVEEGIVPGGGTVLLNVIPKVKALLEGTNGDERTGVNIIVKALEEPVRQIAINAGLEGSVIVENVKNAEVGIGFDALSEKYVNMLENGIVDPTKVTRSALQNASSVASMVLTTEAAVADVTKDEPMGQMPGGMNPGMGYM, from the coding sequence ATGGCTAAAGAAATTAAATTTAATGAAGAAGCAAGAAAAGGAATGGAAGCTGGTATTAATAAACTTTCAAATACAGTTAAAGTTACACTTGGACCTAAAGGAAGAAATGTAGTTTTAGATAAAAAATTCGGTTCACCACTTATTACAAATGACGGTGTTACTATTGCAAGAGAAATTGAATTGGAAGATCCTTATGAAAATATGGGAGCTCAACTTGTTAAAGAAGTTGCAACTAAGACAAATGATGTTGCAGGTGATGGTACAACTACAGCAACACTTTTAGCACAAGCAATTATCAGAGAAGGTTTAAAGAATGTTGCAGCAGGAGCAAATCCAATGATTATTCAAAAGGGAATTAAAAAAGCAGTTGATAAAGCTGTTGAAGGAATTAAAGAATTTTCAAAACCTGTTGAAACAAAAGAAAGTATTGCTCAAGTAGCATCAATTTCTGCAGCTGATGAAGAAGTTGGAAAATTAATTTCTGATGCAATGGAAAAAGTTGGAAAAGACGGTGTTATCACTGTTGAAGAATCTAGAAGTATGGGAACAACTTTAGAAGTTGTTGAAGGTATGCAATTTGATAGAGGATATGTTTCTCCTTATATGGTAACTAATACTGAAAAAATGGAAGCTGAACTTGAAGATCCATATATTTTAATTACTGATAAAAAGATTACTAATATTCAAGAAGTTTTACCTGTATTAGAACAAATTGTTCAACAAGGAAAACCACTTTTAATTATTGCTGACGATGTAGAAGGCGAAGCAATGGCAACTCTTGTTGTTAATAAATTAAGAGGAACATTTAACTGTGTAGCTGTAAAAGCACCTGCTTTTGGTGATAGAAGAAAAGATATGCTACAAGATATTGCAATTTTAACAGGTGGTACAGTTATTTCAGAAGATTTAGGATATGAATTAAAAGAAACTTCTATTGAAATGTTAGGTAAAGCAAGAAGGGTAACTGTTGGAAAAGAACTTACTGTTATCGTAAATGGAGCAGGTGAACAATCAGCTATAGAAGAAAGAGTTGCTTTAATTAGAAATCAAATAGAAATAAGCGATTCTGAATATGATAGAGATAAATTACAAGAAAGACTTGCTAAACTTGCTGGAGGAGTTGCAGTAATTCAAGTTGGTGCAGCTACTGAAACAGAACTTAAAGAAAGAAAGTTAAGAATAGAAGATGCACTTGCAGCTACAAGAGCAGCAGTAGAAGAAGGTATTGTTCCTGGAGGTGGAACTGTATTGCTAAATGTAATTCCAAAAGTTAAAGCACTTCTTGAAGGAACTAATGGAGACGAAAGAACAGGTGTTAATATAATTGTTAAAGCACTTGAAGAACCAGTTAGACAAATTGCAATAAATGCAGGTTTAGAAGGTTCAGTTATCGTTGAAAATGTTAAGAATGCTGAAGTTGGAATTGGTTTTGATGCTTTAAGTGAAAAATATGTAAATATGCTTGAAAATGGAATTGTTGATCCTACAAAAGTTACTAGATCAGCACTTCAAAATGCATCAAGTGTTGCATCAATGGTTTTAACAACAGAAGCTGCTGTTGCTGATGTAACTAAAGATGAACCAATGGGACAAATGCCTGGCGGAATGAATCCTGGAATGGGATATATGTAG
- a CDS encoding nuclear transport factor 2 family protein: MNKKEKIIQLWFDMWIKQKDLGIDEIFTEDVIYTESWSPKYENRETVKLWFNEWNTRGMVIDWTIKQFFHKGNQTIVEWYFKNKMNDESIEDFDGISLIVWTDDNKIKELKEFGCNRNNYNPYQNGKIPKFRDEKTNWF, from the coding sequence ATGAATAAAAAAGAAAAAATAATTCAACTATGGTTTGATATGTGGATAAAACAAAAAGATTTAGGAATAGATGAAATTTTTACAGAAGATGTTATTTACACAGAGAGTTGGAGCCCCAAATATGAAAATCGTGAAACAGTAAAATTATGGTTTAATGAATGGAATACTCGTGGAATGGTAATAGATTGGACAATTAAACAATTTTTTCATAAAGGCAATCAAACTATTGTAGAATGGTATTTTAAAAATAAAATGAATGATGAAAGTATCGAAGATTTTGACGGAATTTCTCTTATTGTATGGACTGATGACAATAAAATAAAAGAATTAAAAGAATTTGGCTGTAATCGAAACAACTATAATCCTTATCAAAATGGTAAAATACCAAAATTCAGGGACGAAAAAACAAATTGGTTTTAA
- a CDS encoding GNAT family N-acetyltransferase, producing the protein MSEKKYLENPTEHSALSYWKSKKFKVPDNMKIINDKYFSKELLKDFNDDIYFKLVHNLNNIILCNLPENFIFYKCSIEEFAIHINSCYDEGITIKELESYKDRIVYDEELWICIFDKYNKKIVATGIAEFDDEIKEGYLDWIQVSKDYRKKGFGTVIVNELLYRLKKKADFVTVSGKINNKSNPENLYLKCGFENKTIWHVLTKKELFYNEW; encoded by the coding sequence ATGAGTGAGAAAAAATATTTAGAAAACCCAACTGAACACTCTGCTTTGTCATACTGGAAAAGTAAAAAATTCAAAGTTCCAGATAATATGAAAATAATTAATGATAAGTATTTTTCAAAAGAGCTATTAAAAGATTTTAATGATGATATTTATTTTAAATTAGTTCACAACTTAAATAATATTATTTTATGTAATCTTCCTGAGAATTTTATTTTTTACAAATGTAGTATTGAAGAATTTGCCATTCATATAAATAGTTGTTATGATGAGGGAATAACAATTAAAGAATTAGAGTCTTATAAAGATCGTATAGTATATGATGAGGAATTGTGGATTTGTATTTTTGATAAATATAATAAAAAAATAGTTGCTACAGGAATTGCTGAATTTGATGATGAAATAAAAGAGGGGTATTTGGATTGGATTCAAGTTTCAAAAGATTATAGAAAAAAAGGATTTGGAACAGTTATTGTAAATGAATTATTGTATAGATTAAAGAAAAAAGCAGATTTTGTTACTGTTTCTGGGAAAATAAATAATAAAAGTAATCCTGAAAATTTATATTTAAAATGTGGTTTTGAAAACAAAACTATATGGCATGTTTTGACAAAAAAGGAGTTATTTTACAATGAATGGTAA
- a CDS encoding diaminopropionate ammonia-lyase: protein MNGKFEKIKVLESSNTKKELDIKLYGEEQAKAVLKFHKQIEEYKKTPLACLPNLSSKLNIGAIYVKDESKRFSLNAFKGLGGSYAMFRILCDELNLNPDTTSLNDLLSDKYKKRLEQIEFVTCTDGNHGRGVSWASGLFGCKAHVYMPYGTAEVRAEAIRKVGPAKVEITDLSYDDTVKYALEMSKKYGWILIQDTSWDGYEKIPTWIIQGYLTMAYEITEELENLNVIPTHIFLQAGVGSMAGGMIAYFVEHYKNNKPIFTIVESNVADCIYRSAEIGDGKSYSVGGAPTTIMAGLNCGTTCSLIWPIIWNYTDFYISGSDEMAVDGMRAYAFNKGEDLKIISGESGASTMGALLGVLTEPSMEEMKKKMKIDENSVILLINTEGDTDPENYRKIINGDWKK from the coding sequence ATGAATGGTAAATTTGAAAAGATAAAAGTTCTTGAAAGTTCAAATACTAAAAAGGAATTAGATATTAAATTATATGGTGAAGAGCAGGCGAAAGCAGTATTAAAATTTCATAAACAGATTGAGGAATATAAGAAAACTCCACTCGCTTGTCTTCCTAATTTGTCTTCAAAGCTGAATATTGGTGCAATCTACGTAAAAGATGAATCAAAGCGTTTTTCACTAAATGCATTTAAAGGGCTAGGTGGAAGTTATGCAATGTTTAGAATTTTATGTGATGAATTAAATCTTAATCCGGATACTACTAGTTTAAATGATTTGTTATCTGATAAATATAAAAAAAGACTTGAACAGATTGAGTTTGTAACATGTACTGATGGAAATCATGGTAGGGGAGTGTCTTGGGCTTCAGGATTATTTGGATGTAAAGCCCATGTCTATATGCCTTATGGAACAGCAGAAGTTCGAGCAGAAGCAATTCGAAAAGTTGGTCCTGCAAAAGTAGAGATTACAGATTTAAGTTATGATGATACTGTTAAATATGCTTTAGAAATGAGTAAAAAGTATGGTTGGATATTAATTCAAGATACTTCTTGGGATGGATATGAGAAAATTCCGACATGGATTATTCAAGGGTATCTCACAATGGCTTATGAAATTACTGAAGAGTTAGAAAATTTAAATGTAATTCCTACACATATTTTTTTACAGGCAGGAGTAGGTTCAATGGCTGGAGGAATGATTGCATATTTTGTAGAACATTATAAAAATAACAAACCTATATTTACTATTGTTGAATCAAATGTTGCCGATTGTATTTATCGTTCTGCTGAGATAGGCGATGGGAAATCTTATTCTGTAGGAGGAGCACCAACGACTATTATGGCAGGATTGAATTGCGGAACAACTTGTAGTCTTATCTGGCCAATTATATGGAATTATACTGATTTTTATATTTCCGGTTCTGATGAAATGGCAGTTGATGGAATGAGAGCCTATGCTTTTAATAAAGGAGAAGATTTAAAAATTATTTCTGGAGAATCAGGTGCTTCAACAATGGGTGCGTTACTTGGAGTTTTGACAGAACCTTCTATGGAAGAGATGAAGAAAAAAATGAAAATAGATGAAAATTCTGTTATTCTTTTAATTAATACAGAAGGAGATACTGATCCGGAAAATTATAGAAAAATTATAAATGGAGATTGGAAAAAATAA
- a CDS encoding co-chaperone GroES has product MKLKPIGDKLVIEMVEVEEKTSSGIVLPTSAKEAPSVAKVLAIGDEILKDEDKKDLIKVGDKIIFSKYAGTEVKLDKKEYIVVKIADVLAVVED; this is encoded by the coding sequence ATGAAATTAAAACCAATAGGAGATAAATTAGTTATAGAAATGGTTGAGGTAGAAGAAAAGACAAGTTCAGGTATAGTTCTTCCTACTTCTGCAAAAGAGGCACCAAGTGTTGCTAAAGTTTTGGCAATTGGTGATGAAATTTTAAAAGATGAAGATAAGAAAGATTTAATTAAAGTTGGAGATAAAATAATTTTCTCAAAATATGCAGGAACTGAAGTTAAACTTGATAAAAAAGAATATATTGTTGTAAAAATTGCTGATGTTTTAGCAGTTGTTGAAGATTAG
- a CDS encoding flavodoxin family protein: MKAIIFYYSNSGKTKNVATKIQENLGCDMISIEPEVSYGSYFKAIGRARDEKKKDITAKYVAPVVDISDVDVVLVGYPIWFSKPPMIVLDYLKNYNLDDKKVVPFSTSGSTNVKTTLNTLKEYIGKAELCLPYSKAIIFKTNFNKWIEKVKEL; the protein is encoded by the coding sequence ATGAAAGCTATTATTTTCTACTATTCAAATAGTGGTAAGACTAAAAATGTTGCAACAAAAATCCAAGAAAATCTTGGTTGTGATATGATAAGTATAGAACCCGAAGTTTCTTATGGTTCATATTTTAAGGCTATTGGAAGAGCGAGAGATGAAAAAAAGAAGGATATAACAGCTAAATATGTTGCACCAGTTGTAGATATTTCTGATGTTGATGTTGTTTTAGTGGGATATCCAATTTGGTTTAGTAAACCACCAATGATTGTATTAGATTATTTAAAGAATTATAATTTAGATGATAAAAAGGTGGTTCCTTTTTCAACATCTGGATCTACTAATGTTAAGACAACTCTTAACACACTTAAAGAATATATTGGGAAGGCAGAACTATGTCTTCCATATAGTAAGGCAATAATATTTAAAACAAACTTTAATAAATGGATAGAAAAAGTTAAAGAATTATAG